One segment of Brassica napus cultivar Da-Ae chromosome C3, Da-Ae, whole genome shotgun sequence DNA contains the following:
- the LOC125582978 gene encoding glutathione S-transferase T3-like translates to MECEYAEAIANSPGLVKPVSKRKWSTKEDLVLISGWLNTSKDPIVSNEQKVTSFWKRIEAYVNCSPLLTGCVPREWSQCTQRWGRVNEQVCKFVGSYEAAMKHQSSGQNEDDVMKAAHEIFFNDYQAKFTMEHCWRELRHDQKWKSVFKSIDGAKEKRKEAEEVIPEDEVRPPGVKASKAAKRKRHGHEAAFDQIESILAERKKFSQQKLLDRLLAKKETDLSPNEITLKNKLIYELLD, encoded by the coding sequence ATGGAATGTGAGTATGCTGAGGCTATAGCGAACTCTCCCGGGTTAGTGAAACCGGTTTCAAAGAGAAAGTGGTCAACAAAAGAGGACCTTGTGCTCATCAGTGGTTGGCTGAACACGAGCAAGGACCCTATTGTCAGTAACGAGCAGAAGGTTACTTCCTTTTGGAAGAGAATTGAGGCGTATGTTAATTGTAGCCCTCTGCTCACTGGCTGCGTTCCTAGAGAATGGAGTCAGTGTACGCAGAGGTGGGGAAGGGTGAACGAGCAGGTCTGCAAGTTTGTGGGAAGTTATGAAGCGGCAATGAAGCACCAATCAAGTGGTCAAAATGAGGATGATGTCATGAAGGCTGCTCATGAGATCTTCTTCAATGATTATCAAGCGAAGTTCACCATGGAACACTGTTGGAGGGAACTGAGACATGATCAGAAGTGGAAGTCAGTTTTTAAGTCAATAGATGGCgccaaggagaaaaggaaggaaGCTGAGGAGGTGATACCTGAGGACGAGGTTAGACCGCCTGGTGTTAAGGCTTCCAAAGCAGCCAAACGCAAGAGGCACGGTCATGAAGCTGCTTTCGATCAAATTGAGAGTATcttggctgagagaaagaaatTTTCTCAGCAGAAACTCCTAGATCGTCTCCTTGCCAAAAAAGAAACTGATCTATCTCCTAACGAAATCACCCTCAAAAACAAACTCATTTATGAACTCCTTGATTGA